A stretch of DNA from Sphingomonas sp. SORGH_AS_0879:
ATCCTGTCCCGCCTCGATCGCGGCGATTTCAGCGACGCCGATATTGAGGACGCGGGCGATCGATGGGCGCACGATCACCGCTATGCCGAACATGTCCGGGCGATCGACAGCCATGTCCCCGCCCGCTTCAATGCCGACCCGCGCTGTCTGTTCGAGGCGGCGGGAAGTGCGGGCAAGCTGATCGTCTTCGCGGTCCGCCTCGACACCTTCGCGCGCGAAGAGGGCACCGCCACCTTCTATATCGGCACCAATGAACCCGACCGCCTGACCGACCTGCGGCGGACGATGCTGCGCGATTTCGACAGTCTGCCGATCGCGGGCGAATATATGCACCGCACCGCCTTCGACGTGGCGGATCGCTATGGCCGCGACACCTTCTTCGCGATCGAGCGGCTCGGCACCGACCGGCTGCCTGCGCTTTTCGCCGCCAAGGCCTGCTTCGATGCCGTGGCCGATCATATGTCCCGGGGGTTGAGCGACCGCCTGCTGCAAACAGCGGGTCGGTTCATACCGGATCACCTGCCCGCCTGGATGCGGAGCTATCGCGATCGGTTCGCGCATCACCTGATGCTGAAGGTGTCGGGCGACCAGATCGACCAGACCCGCGCCCTGCTCACCCGGCTGTTTCCCGGCGACGACGCGGGCGACCATGTCGAATGCAGCGCAGCGGATAGCGCCAAGGCGTTCCTCCACCGGTTCGTCGCGGCGGGTGCCGCGGTCCGCTACCGCGCGGTCCATGCCGACGCCGTCGCCGATATCGTCGCGCTCGACGTCGCGCTGCCCCGCAATGCCGCGACATGGACCGAGACATTGCCGCCCGCGCTCGACGCCCAGGTCATTCATGCGCTCTATTACGGGCATTTCTTCTGCCACGTCTTTCATCAGGACTATATCGTCCGAAAAGGCAACGACCCCGTGGCGTTCGAGCATGCGCTATGGGCATTGCTCGACGCGCGCGGGGCGCAATATCCGGCCGAGCACAATGTCGGCCATCTCTATGTCGCACCACCCGCGCTGGCTGAATTCTACCGCCGGATCGATCCACGAAACCAGCTCAACCCCGGCATTGGCCAGACGCCCCGTGCGCGCCACTGGAGCAACGCATCGGACGGTCCGGCTTGAGCGTCCGTCGCCCCCGGGGCCATGGCCAGCCGTTATGGCCGTCCGCCATGGTGGAATGGGTGGCCATCCGTCGACATGCTATGGCGGAGCGATGGAGCGCATGAAGTTTCGAGCCGCGCGAACCCGCCGCGCCCGCATCGCCCCACTTCTCGCGTGGCTCGCCATCTGCGCCGCGCCTGCGTCCGCCGCGCCTGCCGCCTGCCCGATCCTGAGCGCCCCATCGACCCGCGCCAGCGATACGCGCTTCGCCCGGATCGACGCGGCGGTCCGCGGCGGCGTCGGTACGCTCTATCCGGGCGCGGTGCTGCTCGTGACCGATCGCGGGCGGATCGTCCATCGCGCGGCCTTCGGCCATGCCCAGACGCTGACCACGGCACCGGACGGCACGCCGCACCCACTCGCAACGCCGCGAGCAATGAGCGTCGATACGCTCTTCGACATGGCCTCCGTCACCAAGATCGAGGCGACGACCGCCGCAATCCTGCATCTCATGGGCACCCGCCGCCTGTCCCTCGACGACCGGCTGGGCGCGCTGCTGCCGGAGTTCCAAGGGACAGACAAGGCGGACATCACCGTCCGCCAGTTGCTGACCCACCGCGCAGGGCTATGGGAATGGCAGCCGACCTGGCTCCACCGCGACGCCTCGGGCGAGATACTGCCCTATCTGGCGGCCCTGCCGCTCCGCTATCCGGTGGGCTCGCGCTTCGCCTATTCCGATCTTGGCTTCATGCTGCTCGGAGCCATTGTCGAGCGGGTCGCGGGCATGAAGCTGGACCGCTATGTCCGCGAAGAGCTCTATCGCCCGCTTGGCATGACCGATACCGGCTTCGTGCCGTCATCGACCTTGCGCAGACGTGCCGCCGCGACATCGCAGGGTGACGCGTATCAGCGGCGCATGGCGGAGACCGGCAAGCCCTATCCCGCCGCGCCCTTCCCGCCCGCCCAGCCCTTTGCCGGTTATCGAAACCATATGCTGGTCGGCGAGGCGAACGATGCCAATGCGGCGCTTGGCTGGCGCGGGGTGGCGGGGCATGCTGGGCTGTTCTCGACCGCGACCGACCTTGCCCGCTATGCGCAGGCGCTGCTGAACGGCGGCTGCCATGGCCGCTGGCGGCTCGCACCCGCCTCGACGATCGCCGCATTCGAGCAGACGCCGTTCGACGCCGATCAGGCCCTGGGCTTCCACAAGACGCAGCTCCCCGGGATCGCCGCCCCCTTTTACGGCCATTCGGGCTTTACCGGCACCTGGTTCGCCTTCTCCCCACAACTGGACATGACCGTCGTGCTGCTCACCAACCGGGTCCACCGTCCGGACGGCGAGCCCTATCCCGCGCTCGACACCCTGCGCGAGACGGTGCTGCTGGATGCGGTGGCGACGGTGCTCGATAATCGCAATAAGGAGAAGACATGGCGCTGAACCTGGGCGTGATCGAGGGCTTTTTCGGCAAGCCTTGGAGCTGGGCGGACCGTACCACGGTGCTGCGCACGCTGGCGGGGGCGGGCTATCGTTTCTATCATTACGGGCCCAAGGCCGACCCGTTCCTGCGCCGCCGCTGGCGCGAGCCGCATCCGCCGGAACAATTCGCTCCGCTGGCCGCCTTCGCCGCCGAGTGCAGGAGGTTGGGCGTGCGCTTCGGCGTGGCGTTGACCCCGGCGGGCAGCACGCATCCTTTCAACGAGGAATCCCGTGCGGCGCTGACGCGGAAGCTGCGGCAACTCGACGCGCTGGGCATCGACGACCTCGCCATCCTGTTCGACGACCTGCCCGCCGACCTGCCCGATCTGGCGCGGAGTCAGGCCGAACTGGTCGACTTCTGCGCGAACAACAGCCGCGCGACCCAGGTCTTCTTCTGCCCGAGCTTCTATTCGGACGATCCGATCCTGGAACGCGCCTGGGGCAAGCGGCCGCCGGACTATCTGCAACGGTTGGGCCGCCATCTCGATCGCAAGGTGCGGGTCTATTGGACCGGCGAGGAAGTGGTCTCGCGTGAGATCGGCGTCGCCCATCTGGAGCGGGTGCAGCACGAACTCGGGCGCAAGGTGTGCCTGTGGGACAATTACCCCGTCAATGACGGCGTGCGCATGTCGCAGTATCTCCACCTGCGCGCCTTTACCGGCCGTCCCGCGGCGATCCGCCATCATGTCACCGGTCATGCGATCAACCCCGCGTCGCAACCGCTCCTGTCCTGCATCCCCGCGCTGACGCTCGCCGCCAGCTACCGCGAAGGGGAACGCTACGCCTATGGCCAGGCCTTTCTGACGGCGGCGACCAAGGTGCTGGGCGCCGATTTCGGGACCATGTTGCACCGCGACATCCTGCCGCTTCAGGATACCGGCCTCGACAATCTCGGCCCTCGTTTCGCCGAGTTGCGCGAGCGCTATGGGGCGATCGATCATCCGGCGGCGCGAGAAATCACCGACTGGCTGGACGGTCGCTTCCGCACGACGCTGGAAGAGGTGCAGACGCAGTAGAGGCAAGGATCGGACATGACGCAGTTCTTTCTCGGCGTGGACGCGGGTGGCAGCCATTGCCGTTGCCGCCTGGTCGACGGCACCGGTCAGGTGCTGGCCACCGCCCAGGCGGGCCCGGCCAATGCCGGACTGGGGCTGGACGCGCTCTATGCGACCCTGCGCCGGGTGACCGAGGACGCGGTCCGCGCGGCGGGGCTGGACGCGGCGCAGGTCGCGGGGGTCCGGGCGGCGATGGGTATCGCGGGCATCTCGCGGCCCGGCGTGCGGGCGGCGCTGGAGGGCTTCGCCTTTCCCTTCGCCTCGACGGTGTTCGACACCGATGCCGTCATCGCCAATCTGGGGGCCCATGGTGGCGGCGACGGGGCGATATTGATCATCGGCACCGGCAGCATCGCACAGGTGCGCGTGGGGGGGCAGAGCTTCCGGATCGGCGGCTATGGCTTTCCGATTTCGGACGAGGGCAGCGGCGCGGCCCTGGGCCTCAGCGCGATGCGCCATGCGCTGCGGGCGCTGGACGGGCGGACCCGCGCGACGCCGCTCAGCACCGCCGTCACCGAGCGGTTCGGCCATGATACGGCCCGCGCCATCGCCTGGATGGATCAGGCGACCCCGCGCGACTATGGCAGCTTCGCGCCGCTGGTGATGGACTATGCCGAGGCGGACGATGCGATCGCCCGCTCGATCGTCGAGGATGCCGCAGGCCATATCGAACGGTTCATCGAGACGATCTATGAACGCGGCGCGCCCCGCTGCGCGCTGCTCGGAGGCCTGTCGGCGAAGATGCGCCCCTGGTTGCGCGCACGAACCGTCGCCCGGCTCAGCGAACCGCTGGGCGATGCGTTGAGCGGAGCGCTGTATCTTGCGGGCCTGCCCACCCGGACGACGGAGATTTTGCCATGATCGCGCGCCGACGCTTCCTCGCCGCCACCGGGCTGGCCGCGCTCGGCCCGGTCGCCGCACCGTTGCTCAAGGCGTTGCCCGCCCCGCCGCCCGCCCCGGCCCTGCTCGCGTCCAACGCGCTCGCGCTGTTGCGGGGCTGACCGACCGCCGCTCAGTTCGCGGCGGCGATCGCCACCAGCGCCGCGTCGATCGCCGCCGTAGCGCTCGCGTCGTCGGCCATGTCGTTGGCATAGGCGGCGAAGGTCAGCATCCGCCCGCTCGCCGCGATCATCGTCCCCGCCAGCGCATTGGCGGCGTTGAGCGTGCCGGTCTTCGCCATCAACCGCCCCGCCAGCGGGGTGCCGACGAACCGCCGCGCGAGCGTGCCGTCGGTGGCGGCAACGGGAAACGTCGCCAGCCATGCCGCACCCCAGGGCTGGGTCTCCGCCCAGCGCAACAGCGCCACCGTCGCGCGCGGGGTGACGCGGTTATAGTTGGACATGCCCGCCCCATCGGCAAAGTCATAGGTCGCGCGGGGCACGCCAGCACGGGCCAGCACCGTGTCGACGACGGCATGCCCATCGGCGACCGACCCGCTCGGCCCCAGTCGGCGCAGCAGCAGTTCGGCGTGGAGATTCTGGCTCGTCTTGTTGGTCTCGCGCAGATCCTCGGCGAGCGGCGGTGGCGTCAGGCTCGCCAGCACCGGCACGGGCGCAACCACCGCAACGGGGCGGCCCCCGCGTCGCACGGGATCGTCGGCGTCCGTCAAGGACCGGTGCCGCACGGTGATCCGCCCCGTCACTGTCACGCCCGCCGCCCGCAGAAGTTGCGCGAACCGCCAGGCCGCCCGGTGCGCCGGATCATCGACTCCCAATCTCAGGACGACCGGCGCTGTCGCCAAGGCGAGACTGCCGGTCACACGCACAAGGTCGCTGCCCGGCATACGCTCGACCGAGAGCGTCCGCGCCCCGCCCGCCGCGCCCGTCGTCGCGGCATTGTCGATCCGGTAATAGCCGTCACCTACGACCCGTGGCGGCGCACCCGGCGCGGTGGGTGTCACGGTCAGCGTCGCGACATTGTCGTCCAGCGTCAGCGCCGAGATGCCGGTGCCATAGGCACCGCTCATGTTGTTCCAGCTCATGCCCTTTGGCCAGCGTTCGTCGGGGAATGCCGTGTCGTCGCCGACCACATCGCCCACCGCCCGCGTCCGGCGGGCGACCGCCGTCGCCAGTTCCGCCAGGCAATCGACCCGGCAATCGGGCGCGGAGGACAGGCGGGCATCGCCATGCCCCGCCAGGATCACCGTCGGCGTGCCCTGCCCCTCCAGCCGAACCGTCGCCCCACCCGACACATCGGGCGTCGCCACGTTCAGCGTCGCAAAGGCGGCGGCGGTAGTGAACAGCTTGGTGTTCGACGCGGGCACGAAGCGCTCGTCGGGGCGCAGCGCGACGATCTCGCCCCCCTCGGGATCGACGACCACCAGCCCGATGCGCGTGCCCGGCGGCGCCTTCGCCAGCGCCTCCATTGCGGCGGGCGGCAGCGGCGCCTCGACCGGCGCGCCCGCCAGCAACAGCGGCAGCAACAGGCTTCCCATCATCGGCGCTCAATCTCTTCGCTCAACAGGGTCAGGAACTCGGCCGCCAGCATCGAGGGCGGGCGATCGAGCAGATGGATGGCATGGACGTCGAAGGTGATGGACGGGCGAAGCGGCCGCATCGCGAGCCCCGGCGTCATCGATGCCGCCGCGGTGAAATTGTCGACGATCGCCAGCCCCACGCCTGCACGCACCAAAGCGGCGGCGATGTAGAAGGTCCGCGCCACCACGATCTCATCCAGCACCAGATCGTGCCGGTCGATCTCCTCAGACAGCAGCTTGCCGATCGGGCCGCTGCCCTTGAGCGAGATCAGCGGCCGCCCGACCAGTTGCGACAATTCCAGCCGGGGCGGCGCATCGGGCATGTCGCGTTCGCGGTAAAGAACGACCATCTCGCCCTCGCCCAGCCAGTCATGGGTGAGCGCCACGCCGCGCGGCGGCTCGCTGGCGATGGCGATGTCGCTTTCGCGTTCATAGAGTTTACGGAGCAGGTCGTCGTGATGGACCGTCTGCAAGTCGAAGCGGACATCGGGCCGCCGGGCAAGAAACCGCGACACCGCATCGGGCAGCACCCCCAGGCCCAGACTGGGCAGCGCGGAGATGCGCAATGTCGTCCCCGCGCCCATGCGCAGGTTGCGCCCCGCCTCGCGCAACGCGCGCACCCGCTCCTGGATATCGGCGACGTCGGCGAACAGCGCATGGGCGTCCTCGGTCGGCAACAGCCGCCCGTTCGAGCGCTGGAACAACTCGAACCCCAGCAGGCTCTCGGCATGGCGGAGCGTCTTGGACACCGAGGGTTGCGACACGTTGAGGGCACGGGCGGCGGCGGAGACCGAGCCGTTGACGTACACCGCGTGGAAAATCTCGATATGGCGAAGGTTCATCGATGCAGCCTAGCGCCCCCGCCCCTATTCCACCACCGACCCGCGAAAGCGCGCCGTATCCAGCTCGCCCTCGCCTCGCGCGACCAGCGTGGCGACCGCTAGATTGGCCGAGGCGGAGGGCACGGTGCGCGTCATGTCGAGCAATCGATCGAACGGCAGGACCAGCCCCACGACCAGCGCGGTCTGCTCCGCGCCCACACCGACCGCCGACAGCATCGCCGCCAGCATGAACAGCGAGGCGGAGGGGACCGGCGCCGTGCCGAACGCCGCCAGCGCGCCGGTCAGCAACATGGTGACGAGCATGGTCGCATCGGGCGCGATGCCCAGCGCCTGCAACGCGAACTGGCCGAGCAGTCCGACATACATGGCGGTGCCGTCCTTGCCGATCGACGCGCCCAGCGGCAACACGGTCGAGGCGACGCCGCGCGACACGCCCAGATTGTCCTGCGCCACCCGCAACGCGACCGGTAGCGTCGCCGAGGACGAGGCGGTCGAAAAGGCGACGACCAGCGCATCGACGATCCCCCGGAAGAAGCGCACCACCGGCAGTCGCGCGATCAACCCGACCAGCCCGGCATGCACCACCAGCATCTGCACCAGCGACCCGAGCACGACCGCCAGCGCCAGCCAGCCGACATGCACGAACACCGCCGCGCCGTTGACCGCCACCGCCTGGGCGATCAGCGCGCAAACGCCGAACGGCGTCACCTCCATCACGGCGCGCACGATATGCAGCAGGACCGAGGACAGACCCTGGAGCAGCGCGACGACCGGCCGCCCCGCCTCGCCCGCCATCACGCTGCCCGTGCCGAGCAGCACGGCGACGAAGATGATCGCCAGCATGTCGCCGCGCGCCAGCGCCTCGACGATGTTGGTCGGCACGATTGACAGCAGCTGGTCGGCGGGCGTCACCGGGGGGCCGAGCGGATGGGGTACCACGCCCCCCAGCGGCATCGCCACGCCGGGCCTCAGCACTAGCACTACTTTGGCAGAGTAGGTTTGTCGGCGGTTATCAGCTGCTTATTACAGTGCGGGCAGTGCATTGACGGTGGTCGTGCCAGCCAGTCGAGGATCGCCTGCCGGATGGCAGGCAGGGTTGGTTGCGGGGGCGGTCCTCCGACTCTTTTTTTTCCGTCCCGCAGCTTTGAGGCGGCGGGATTGCAGGAAGGCGTAGGCGAGCATCGTCATCAAGGCATGTCGATGCAACCCCGGCCATGATCGCCCTTCGAAATGGTCGAGCCCCAGTTCCTCCTTGAGCTGCTGGTGGGCCTGTTCGCAGACCCACCGCGCCTTGATGGCAGCGGCAAGCTGCCGCAGCGGCGTATCGGGCGGGAGATTGGATACGTAGTATTTGCGCTCGCCGCTCGACCGTCGTTCGCCAACCAGCCAGACTTCCTCACCGGGCATGGCCTGGACACGGTTGTCAGCCATGCGGTGCCGATGGCCCTCGGCGATCCGGACGCGTCGGGCAGCGAACAGGCAGGTGAGCCGCCCCTTCGTGCCGCGGCGCCAGGCGACCTTGCGCCACGGCTCGTCGGCAAGCATGTCGGCCACCGATACCGGCGCCCGGTCAGGAATATGATATTTGCGCGGACGTCCGCCTTGAGCCTGCGGAAAGGTCAGTTCAACATCGGGTGCATAGACGGTCTGCCGGGATGACAGGCCCACCGCCCATGACAATCCCCGCTCGCTCAGCGCCTGGCGGAACGCCGTTCCCGAGCCGTATCCCGCATCGGCCAGCACGCATCCGAACCGAACGCCCGCGGCCATCACCCGGTCGATCTCGGCGATGGCGATCTCGGGCTTGCTCATCGCGGCCTGTCGTCCGGCCGGCACCCGTGCACGCTTCATACGTGCCGGATCGCTCGTCCAGTTCTCCGGCAGGAACAGGCGCAGCCCCACCATCACCGGCACCTCGCGCGATGCCAGCGTCACTGACACCAGCGACTGGCAGTTCGCGGTCTTGCCCTGCGACGACGCATATTGCGGCGCCACGCCGACCGAGGCGCGTCCCTTCTTCGGCAGCGCGGTGTCATCGATGACGAGAAAGCCCTTCGCATCGCCGACCAGCAGGTCCGCCTCCGCCAGCAGCCGGCGCTCGAGCGGCGCTGCGTCCCATGTCCCGCTGGCGATGAAATGGTGCAGCTGGTCGTAGCCGGCATCCTCCGTTCGCGCCGCCAGCGGCTGGATGCTCTTGCGGTCGCCCGGGCCGATCAGGCCGGCGATGTAGGTCGGACACATCCGCCGCTGCGCCGGGTGCGTCAGCTCGGCGAGAAACGGCGCCAGCCACGTCTCCAGATCTTGCCGCCAGCTATCCCTCGCAACCATCACGCATCGTCCCGGTCAGCATCTTCATGCCACCGGAATCAACGACGATTCCACCAGTTCCCCTACTCTGCCAAAGTAGTGCTAGGCCCATCGCCATGCCGATCGACACCGCCACCAGCGTGGTCACGGCGAACAGCCCCACGGTGCGCAGGCCGATCGACCCCAGCCGTCGCGGATCGCCCAAGGTCGCGATTCCGCCTGCGATGGTGACCAGCACCACCGGCACCACCAGCATCTTGATCAGACGGACGAACAGCTCGCCCACCAGCCGGATCGCCCCGGCCGCCTCGGGCCGGAACAGCCCCAGCGCGATGCCCAGCAGCAACCCGCCGACCACCCGCTGCCACAGCGGAATGGCGAACCAGCCCCGGATCAGGCGCAAGCGGGCGTTCCCCAGAAGCCGGGTTGGGGCGGGCTCAGAATGCCGCCGTCATCGCGCACGCCGCCGGGGCGATCGGTCGCCAGCCAGAGCGGGCCGTCGAGATCGACGAAGTCCGCGCCCCCCGCGACCAGCATCGCGGGCGCGATGCCCAGCGACGAACACACCATGCACCCCACCATCACGCCGAACCCCCGCGCCCTCGCCTCCGTGGCCAGCGCCCATGCTTCGGTCAAGCCGCCGGTCTTGTCGAGCTTGACGTTGACATGGCTATAGCGCCCGGCCAGCCGATCGAGGTCGGCGCGGGTGTGCAACGCCTCGTCGGCGCAGATCGGGATCGCGCCCGCCAGGTCGGCCAGCCCCTCATCCTCACCGGCAGGCACCGGCTGTTCGAGCAGGTCGACACGCTGGGCCAGCAGCATCGGCAAGCGGTCGGCGATGTCCCCGACCCGCCAGCTTTCATTGGGATCGACGATCAGTCGCGGCGTCGGCGCGACGGCCCGTACCGCCGCGATTTGATCGGCCGCCCCCTCGCGATCGACCTTGATCTTGAGCAGCGGCACCCGCGCCACGCCACGCGCGACCTCGGCCATCGCCTGCGGCGTATCGATCCCGATGGTGATCGCCGACGCCAGCGCGGCCACGGGCGGGATACCCGCCAGCGTGGCGACACTCGTCCCGGCCAGCCGCGCCTCCAGGTCCCATAGGGCGCAATCCACCGCGTTGCGCGCGGCCCCCGCTGGCATCGCCCCGGCGATGTCCGCTCGGGTCGCGCCGTCCTCGATCAGCGCGCGCACGCCCTCGATGGCCGCGATCGCGCCGTCGATCGTCTCGCCATAGCGGGGATAGGGCACGCCCTCGCCCCATCCCTGCGCGTCGCCCTGGCGGATCGTTACCGTCACCACATCGGCGGCCGTCTTCACGCCGCGCGCGATGCGGAACGGCGCCCTTAGCGGGAAAGCGTCGTGACGAACGGTGAGGATGCGTCGCATGACGTCTCCAGCAAGAGGTCGATGATCGGCTCGGCACCGAAGCGATAGGGATCGGTACAGGGCAGGCCCAGCGCATCCTCGGTCTCGGCGCAGAGACGCCGGGCGGCGGTCTCGTCGAGCTTGGCGGTGTTCAGCGCCACCCCGACGGCGCGGACGTCGGGGCTGGTCAGCCGGGCGACCCGCAGATTGGCCTCCAGGCAATCGGCCAGCCCCGGCATCGGGAAATGCGGCAGGCCGCGCATATGCGGGCGCAGCGGATCGTGGCACATCACCAATGCAGTCGGCTGTGCCCCGTGGAGCAGGCCGGTCGAAACGCCTGCAAAGGCCGGGTGGAACAACGAACCCTGCCCCTCGACCAAGTCCCAGCCCTCATCCGTGCGGGCCGGGGCCAGCGTCTCGATCGCCCCTGCGATGAAGTCGGCCACCACCGCATCGAGCGGCACGCCCTCTCCTGCTATCAGGATGCCCGTCTGGCCGGTCGCCCGGAAGTCGGCGACGACACCCCGCGCGCGCATGGCATCCCGAAGGCAGAGCGTGGCGTACATCTTGCCGACCGAACAATCGGTGCCGACGGTCAGCAGCCGGTTGCCCGTGCGCCTGCGACCGTTGCCGACCGGCAGCGTCTCTGGCGCGTCACGCACGTCGAACAAGGTGACGCCGGCCTCCTTCGCCGCCGCGACCAGCACGGGCACGTCGCGCAGCCGCTGATGCAGCCCACAGGCGATGTTGAGCCCGGCACGGATCGCGGCCAGGGCGTCGCCGATCATCCAGTCGGGGAAACGCCCGCCCGGATTGGCGATGCCCAGCACCAGCGTCCGTGCGCCTGCCGTACGCCCGGCGGCGGCATCCATCCGGGGCAGGCCGAGCGTGAACGGACAATCGTCGTGCCGCCACTCGCCCACGCAATCGTCGCGGCGAAAGGCGGCCAGACCGCGCGATGTCTTGAGACCGATCTCGTCATCGGAATGGCCGAGATAGAGGAGGTAGGGAGCGGGAATGGTCATGATGCGAACATGATAGAAGCAACTCCCTATACGCCGCCAATCGCGCTCGCATCGCCGCCTATAACGTCCGGCTATTGGCCGCAGCCGCCGGGCCGGGGCCGCAGCAGCGCCCGGCCCGCTGCAACGCCCGTCGCCGCCCCATCGGACAGCGCCCGTCGCCCGTTGACGAACAGCGCGCTCACCCCGACGCTGGGCACCCGCGGATGCATATAGTCGGCGCGCGGCGCATATGTCTGGGGATCGAGCACCACGACGTCGGCATAATAGCCGGGCCGGAGATATCCGCGCTGCGCGATGCGGTACATGTCCGCCGTGGCGCCGGTCGACCGGCGGATAAATTGCGACAAGGTGATCACCTTCCGCTCTACGACATAGGTGCGATAGAGTTGCGGGAAGGTCGCATATTGGCGCGGATGGCCGTCCGATCCGTCCGACGAGGTCACCACCCAGGGCTGTTTCATGATGAGGTCGACGTCGCGATCCACCATGTTGAAGCTGGCCACGTCGCTGCCCGCCGGGCCGGTGCGCGCCGCATTGGGCACGCGCAGGTTACGGATCGCCGCATCGATCGGCGAGAGCCCCCACTGTGCCGCCATCGCGGCAAGCGTCTTGCCGCTCCAGGGCTGGCCCTGCGCGGTGAGCAGCAGCGAGTCCGCCCCGCCACGCCGACGCAGATTCTCCGCCATCTCGGTCTTCAGCCGCGCGAGTGCGGCCGGATCGTCGAACCGCGCGAGCAACCTGGCATAGCCGCCGTCCATCGCCCAACCCGGCACCAGCGCGGCATCGACGCTCGATCCCGAGGCGAGCCAGGGATATTGGTCGGCGGTCACGACCTGACCGGTGCGGCGGGCCGCCTCGATCGTGGCGATCAGCGCGGGCGCCTGGCCCTGCACATCGACGCCCAGCGCCTTCAGATGGGCGAAATGGACCGGCGTGCCCGCGATGCGCCCGATCTCGATCGCTTCCCGTGTCGAGGCGAGGAGGCCGATCGAATAATGGGCCTCGTCGCGCTGGTGCGTGTCGTACAGGCCGCCGCGCTTGCCCGCCTCGCTGGCGACCGCCGCCACCTCGTCCGTTTTGGCGAAGCTTTGCGGCGGATAGAACAGGCCGGTGGACAGGCCATAGGCGCCCTCGCACATCGCGCGGGCCGCAAGCCGCTTT
This window harbors:
- the dgcA gene encoding N-acetyl-D-Glu racemase DgcA, whose translation is MRRILTVRHDAFPLRAPFRIARGVKTAADVVTVTIRQGDAQGWGEGVPYPRYGETIDGAIAAIEGVRALIEDGATRADIAGAMPAGAARNAVDCALWDLEARLAGTSVATLAGIPPVAALASAITIGIDTPQAMAEVARGVARVPLLKIKVDREGAADQIAAVRAVAPTPRLIVDPNESWRVGDIADRLPMLLAQRVDLLEQPVPAGEDEGLADLAGAIPICADEALHTRADLDRLAGRYSHVNVKLDKTGGLTEAWALATEARARGFGVMVGCMVCSSLGIAPAMLVAGGADFVDLDGPLWLATDRPGGVRDDGGILSPPQPGFWGTPACA
- the dgcN gene encoding N-acetyltransferase DgcN; this encodes MTIPAPYLLYLGHSDDEIGLKTSRGLAAFRRDDCVGEWRHDDCPFTLGLPRMDAAAGRTAGARTLVLGIANPGGRFPDWMIGDALAAIRAGLNIACGLHQRLRDVPVLVAAAKEAGVTLFDVRDAPETLPVGNGRRRTGNRLLTVGTDCSVGKMYATLCLRDAMRARGVVADFRATGQTGILIAGEGVPLDAVVADFIAGAIETLAPARTDEGWDLVEGQGSLFHPAFAGVSTGLLHGAQPTALVMCHDPLRPHMRGLPHFPMPGLADCLEANLRVARLTSPDVRAVGVALNTAKLDETAARRLCAETEDALGLPCTDPYRFGAEPIIDLLLETSCDASSPFVTTLSR
- a CDS encoding amidohydrolase family protein, producing MKRLTLMALVWCAATASTAPRVDVVIRGGTIYTGAETPPFIGDVELSGDRIVYVGRTRGTRAGTVVDARGKIVAPGLIDAHTHPDSYIRSVDPKARLNLPWLAQGVSTVVIGVDGYGTFEVAKDSKALEASGIGTNVVPFVGFGAIREHVLGQDARAPTPAELAEEKRLAARAMCEGAYGLSTGLFYPPQSFAKTDEVAAVASEAGKRGGLYDTHQRDEAHYSIGLLASTREAIEIGRIAGTPVHFAHLKALGVDVQGQAPALIATIEAARRTGQVVTADQYPWLASGSSVDAALVPGWAMDGGYARLLARFDDPAALARLKTEMAENLRRRGGADSLLLTAQGQPWSGKTLAAMAAQWGLSPIDAAIRNLRVPNAARTGPAGSDVASFNMVDRDVDLIMKQPWVVTSSDGSDGHPRQYATFPQLYRTYVVERKVITLSQFIRRSTGATADMYRIAQRGYLRPGYYADVVVLDPQTYAPRADYMHPRVPSVGVSALFVNGRRALSDGAATGVAAGRALLRPRPGGCGQ